A genomic segment from Nitrospira lenta encodes:
- a CDS encoding ACT domain-containing protein, translating into MPTTTQVVISGQSKPGVLAQVAAVLGEAGVNIKAFSAPEVTGTGKLRLLVADLDGARAALKAAKIKFKEETALLLSLKNKPGALMDVAELLTQNRINIKCGYCTPSREGKRAIVVLTVSNTNKALALLQDQSLDEF; encoded by the coding sequence ATGCCGACAACAACACAAGTAGTCATTAGCGGACAGAGCAAGCCAGGCGTGCTGGCTCAGGTGGCGGCTGTTTTAGGTGAGGCGGGGGTTAACATCAAGGCGTTCTCGGCGCCCGAGGTGACAGGAACCGGAAAGCTGCGCTTACTTGTTGCGGATCTCGACGGGGCTCGAGCGGCATTGAAGGCCGCGAAGATTAAGTTTAAGGAAGAAACCGCGCTTCTCTTGAGCTTGAAAAATAAGCCCGGCGCCCTGATGGACGTGGCGGAACTGCTGACTCAAAACCGTATCAATATCAAATGCGGTTACTGCACGCCCTCGCGCGAAGGGAAGCGCGCCATCGTTGTATTAACCGTCTCGAATACGAATAAGGCGTTGGCGCTGCTTCAAGATCAATCACTTGATGAGTTCTAG